One Gossypium raimondii isolate GPD5lz chromosome 3, ASM2569854v1, whole genome shotgun sequence genomic window carries:
- the LOC105796067 gene encoding galactolipase DONGLE, chloroplastic — protein MASKALMKPTLNFKHGTLKNNEAQVQSHSFGQVCFPGKNGVSSSRKSVVVSVVTTKTASPATVVAVPVKTGSMVLLSQKWREIQGLNNWESLVEPLHPLLRNEIIRYGEFVAACYKAFDLDSNSKRYLNCKYGKKNMLKEVGMDDSGYEVTKYIYATPDVNIPIQNDAAPGRWIGYVAVSSDEVTKQLGRRDMLVTFRGTVTNHEWVANFMSSLAPARLDPLHDRPDVKVESGFLSLYTSEEAETKFGLESCRQQLLSEVSRLINKYKGEELSITLAGHSMGSALALLLAYDISELGLNKADHHRKIPVTVFSFGGPRVGNLSFKQRCEQLGVKVLRIVNVNDPITKLPGVLFNENFRGLIGGSRYEFPWFACSCYVHVGVELVLDFFNVQNPSCVHDLETYINLLKWPQRLGIQKEGFDWMNKARDLLITAQSLNINLMPWKDVAINMVNMVQSQRT, from the coding sequence ATGGCGTCCAAAGCTTTAATGAAGCCAACCTTGAACTTTAAGCATGGTACCCTAAAGAACAATGAAGCTCAAGTTCAGTCACATTCTTTTGGTCAAGTTTGTTTTCCGGGAAAGAATGGGGTTTCTTCGTCGAGAAAATCTGTTGTCGTCTCAGTAGTAACAACAAAGACAGCATCGCCGGCAACGGTGGTGGCAGTGCCGGTGAAAACTGGTTCGATGGTTTTGTTATCCCAGAAATGGAGAGAAATCCAGGGGTTAAACAACTGGGAAAGCTTGGTGGAACCTTTGCATCCTCTCCTCCGGAACGAGATAATCCGATATGGCGAGTTCGTTGCCGCTTGTTATAAGGCTTTTGATCTCGACTCGAACTCGAAACGTTACTTGAATTGTAAGTATGGCAAAAAGAACATGTTGAAGGAAGTGGGAATGGATGACTCTGGGTACGAAGTGACCAAGTACATTTACGCCACCCCAGACGTCAACATCCCAATCCAGAATGACGCCGCACCTGGTCGTTGGATTGGGTACGTAGCCGTTTCATCGGACGAAGTGACGAAACAGTTAGGAAGAAGAGACATGCTGGTTACGTTCAGAGGGACGGTGACGAACCACGAATGGGTAGCCAACTTCATGAGCTCACTAGCCCCAGCACGCCTCGACCCACTCCATGATCGCCCAGACGTGAAAGTAGAATCCGGGTTTTTAAGCTTATACACATCGGAAGAAGCCGAGACCAAGTTTGGCCTCGAGAGTTGCCGGCAACAGCTATTATCCGAGGTTTCGAGGCTAATAAACAAATACAAAGGTGAGGAATTAAGTATCACTTTAGCTGGTCATAGTATGGGAAGTGCTTTAGCCCTACTATTAGCTTATGACATATCAGAGCTTGGGTTAAACAAAGCTGATCATCATCGTAAAATACCAGTCACAGTGTTCTCTTTCGGGGGACCAAGAGTTGGTAACTTGAGCTTCAAGCAAAGATGTGAACAATTAGGGGTTAAAGTATTAAGAATTGTGAATGTCAATGACCCCATAACCAAGCTACCAGGTGTGTTATTCAATGAGAATTTTAGGGGTTTAATCGGCGGCAGCAGATACGAATTCCCCTGGTTCGCTTGCTCGTGTTACGTCCACGTCGGGGTCGAATTAGTCCTCGACTTTTTCAATGTTCAAAACCCTTCATGTGTTCATGATCTTGAAACCTACATCAACTTACTCAAATGGCCTCAAAGATTAGGGATTCAAAAAGAGGGTTTTGATTGGATGAACAAAGCTAGGGATTTGCTTATAACTGCTCAAAGCCTTAACATCAATTTGATGCCATGGAAAGATGTTGCAATCAACATGGTAAACATGGTTCAATctcaaagaacataa